The following are from one region of the Stanieria cyanosphaera PCC 7437 genome:
- a CDS encoding ion channel — translation MRLRPNWLRLKKFDSFSNPIRLAKRDGKFEIDGMGSWRSYFDDPYHLMLAIPWGGFFAIVALSYITINALFAVMYLLGGDCLDSPRPINFEDAFFFSVQTFGTIGYGVISPKTTYANIIVTFEAIASLITIALVTGLTFARFAKPTARVVFSKLAVIATHNGVPTLMFRMANHRRNYILETQTKVYLLRDEMTTEGEFYYRIRQLKLLRSRSPSFSLTWTAMHPIDENSPLYGLSPEILEKTHTQIMVSLTGIDEVASYTLNLHHVYAAHEILFNHRLMDIIYKSPNGDRYFHYANFHQVVPIEQGDIIPVKEKEQRQFGLN, via the coding sequence ATGAGACTCAGACCTAACTGGCTGCGCCTTAAGAAATTTGATAGCTTCTCCAATCCTATTCGTCTAGCAAAAAGAGATGGGAAGTTTGAAATTGATGGCATGGGAAGTTGGCGTTCTTATTTTGATGATCCTTATCATTTAATGTTGGCAATTCCTTGGGGTGGTTTTTTTGCCATAGTTGCTCTGAGTTACATAACTATCAATGCTCTTTTTGCTGTAATGTATTTGCTAGGTGGGGATTGCTTAGATTCACCAAGACCGATTAATTTTGAAGATGCGTTCTTTTTTAGTGTTCAAACCTTCGGCACAATTGGTTATGGTGTAATTTCTCCGAAAACTACTTATGCTAACATCATTGTTACTTTTGAAGCGATCGCCAGTTTAATAACTATTGCTTTAGTTACAGGTTTGACTTTTGCTCGATTTGCTAAACCGACTGCCCGTGTGGTGTTTAGTAAGCTTGCCGTAATTGCTACTCATAATGGCGTACCAACTTTGATGTTTCGCATGGCAAATCATCGACGTAATTACATTCTCGAAACTCAAACCAAAGTTTATTTGTTACGGGATGAAATGACCACTGAAGGGGAGTTTTATTATCGAATTCGTCAATTAAAACTGTTACGCTCTCGTTCTCCTAGTTTTAGTCTCACTTGGACTGCTATGCATCCTATCGATGAAAATAGTCCTTTATACGGCTTAAGTCCAGAAATTTTAGAAAAAACTCATACTCAGATCATGGTTTCACTAACGGGTATTGATGAGGTTGCTTCTTATACTCTCAACTTACACCATGTTTATGCTGCTCATGAAATTCTGTTTAATCATCGTTTGATGGATATTATTTATAAATCACCCAATGGCGATCGCTATTTTCATTATGCTAATTTTCATCAGGTAGTTCCTATTGAACAAGGAGATATAATTCCAGTTAAAGAAAAGGAACAAAGACAGTTTGGTTTAAATTAG